In Dysidea avara chromosome 3, odDysAvar1.4, whole genome shotgun sequence, a single window of DNA contains:
- the LOC136248484 gene encoding cell adhesion molecule DSCAML1-like: protein MTVGEESRNVPDVIVTIVSSPAGTPVSGSTNTFDYPILSSVTLTCMVTLFNGGTYTGPYQWNTTGCYTNTGHNSGNPTCFPIGQTTQNVTDNNLLADDAGTITCTVTVNDEDYTSDPLTLRISGAEVVGGVRTTLSNTVGSSNIVDDYSSIRWNNDRPHGILFRCVTGLGPSGNNNEELGHISFNGVQISHGLCDGPVVQPRGATIANFIGVINVELCSNPFTVNEEGVYTCTIRNSSMVDQTVRVGVYLPVRTVPVITTTLSTVNVEFGSPLTLSCTSQGSPPDTFTWMKNGTPAPLTPTLTTVTHDSTTAEFRSDYIINSVTTSDGGTYTCSIANPIGSDSLNVTVTITDVLDVTVTMVSSPAGTPVSGSTNTFDYPILSSVTLTCMVTLSNGGTYTGPYQWNTTGCYTNTGHNSGNPTCFPTGQTTQNVTDNNLLAYDAGTITCTVPVNEVDYTSDPLTLRISGIAVTGASDISTDLVNSNQTADYSHIIQPFTLDEHSAILRCASGLGPADDDPNTALGGWFFSSNRIPVLQGCEGPVFEVRQANRKRYPGVINLYLCGTFTITEEGVYSCIMMNSSMMEQTMRVGLYLSGRTAPKIDPPSPSTVAAAFGSSLTLSCTSRGSPPDTFTWRKDSGPILNSTSITNVTHTNTSAVFHANYRINRVATSDNGTYTCTVTNPIGSNSSNISVTVVVILPSSCGRTTEQPSLGNTSLPTDKSSDAPFCTSIVD, encoded by the exons ATGACAGTTGGAGAAGAGAGTAGAA ATGTTCCAGATGTCATAGTTACCATAGTCAGTAgtccagctggtacaccagttagtggatctactaacacatttgactatcccatattgagtagtgtcactctgacatgtatggtAACATTGTTTAATGGAGGAACATATACTGGACCATATCAGTGGAACACTACAGGATGTTATACTAACACTGGTCATAATAGTGGTAATCCAACATGTTTTCCTATtggtcagacaacacaaaatgtaaccGATAATAATCTACTGGCAGAtgatgctggtaccatcacttgtactgtaactgtTAATGATGAGGACTATACTAGTGATCCATTAACACTTCGAATATCAG GAGCTGAAGTTGTTGGTGGAGTGAGAACTACTTTATCTAATACTGTTGGCTCCAGTAACATTGTTGATGACTATTCTTCTATTAGATGGAATAATGATCGACCACATGGTATACTGTTTCGTTGTGTGACCGGATTAGGACCTAGTGGTAACAATAATGAAGAGTTGGGTCACATTTCCTTTAATGGTGTTCAAATATCTCATGGTTTATGTGATGGACCTGTGGTACAACCACGTGGAGCTACGATTGCTAATTTCATTGGAGTTATTAATGTAGAATTGTGTTCTAATCCCTTTACTGTTAATGAAGAAGGTGTTTACACTTGTACCATAAGGAACAGTAGTATGGTGGACCAGACTGTGAGGGTGGGTGTGTACTTACCTGTGAGAA CTGTTCCAGTCATCACCACTACATTATCAACTGTCAATGTCGAATTCGGTTCTCCTCTGACATTGTCTTGTACCTCACAaggttctcccccagacacattcacCTGGATGAAGAATGGTACTCCAGCACCACTAACCCCTACTTTGACTACAGTCACTCATGACAGTACTACAGCAGAGTTTCGCAGTGACTATATTATTAATAGTGTTACTACATCTGATGGTGgaacatatacatgtagtatagctaatcctattggaagtgatagtcTTAATGTTACTGTTACCATCACTG ATGTTTTAGATGTCACAGTCACCATGGTCAGTAgtccagctggtacaccagttagtggatctactaacacatttgactatcccatattgagcagtgtcactctgacatgtatggtAACATTGTCTAATGGAGGAACATATACCGGACCATATCAGTGGAACACTACAGGATGTTATACTAACACTGGTCATAATAGTGGTAATCCAAcatgttttcctactggtcagacaacacaaaatgtaaccGATAATAATCTACTGGCATAtgatgctggtaccatcacttgtactgtacCTGTTAATGAAGTGGACTATACTAGTGATCCATTAACACTTCGAATATCAG gTATTGCAGTAACTGGAGCATCTGATATTAGCACAGATTTAGTTAATAGTAATCAAACTGCTGACTACTCACATATTATTCAGCCATTTACACTTGATGAACATAGTGCAATTTTACGTTGTGCTTCTGGACTGGGACCTGCTGATGATGATCCAAATACTGCACTAGGTGGATGGTTCTTTAGTAGTAATAGAATTCCTGTATTGCAAGGTTGTGAAGGTCCTGTATTTGAAGTACGCCAGGCAAATCGTAAGAGGTATCCAGGAGTAATCAACTTATATCTGTGTGGAACATTCACTATTACTGAAGAAGGTGTTTACTCTTGCATCATGATGAACAGTTCAATGATGGAACAGACCATGAGGGTGGGTTTGTATCTTAGTGGAAGAA CTGCTCCAAAGATAGACCCTCCATCACCATCTACTGTAGCAGCTGCTTTTGGTTCTTCCCTCACATTGTCCTGTACCTCACGaggttctcccccagacacCTTTACATGGAGGAAAGATAGTGGTCCAATATTAAACTCCACTAGTATCACTAATGTGACTCACACTAATACTAGTGCAGTGTTCCATGCTAACTACAGAATTAACAGAGTTGCTACAAGTGATAATggcacatacacatgtactgtaactaatcctattggaagtaATAGTTCAAACATCTCTGTTACTGTTGTTG TCATCTTACCATCATCATGTGGCAGAACTACAGAACAACCAAGTTTAGGTAATACATCATTACCTACTGATAAATCCAGTGATGCTCCTTTCTGTACCAGTATAGTTGATTGA
- the LOC136250840 gene encoding uncharacterized protein, which yields MRENNTSTRRQPHHDHDDDDPQQSNEEKCAKFVNDTCGCKLAVGDRPCSTLFTAEYYRDIRAQAALLSHEQLDMVILGSIMSTISTDEDIVHGRHKIEKRSRYRTEHMHNGHQVCAATFAFLLGVGPKYKLQALKKHYAENGLTVREHKNKRRLPPKALTYQDQTALVQFLQNYAEDNAILLPGRIPGYKRDDLKLLPSSCNKKCVWECYKTSCITTGIRYAELTTFRKYWCQLAPHIVITKPRSDLCWTCQTNSTLIMKAINRSDEEKSQTIKQAERHLKLVKEERAKYRGACEKSATTLEKLFSAGPPPPDACVPPKSHKGTIHYSFDMAQQVHYPCDPFQPGPIYFLTPRKCAIFGVCCEAIPRQINYLIDEASNVGKGGNIIISMLHHFLAHHSLGETSVHFHADNCTGQNKNRYLMCYLMWRILTGLHTEVKISFLPVGHTKFSPDWCFGLFKRRYRKMKIGCLDDIVAAVNQSAAPNFAQLVGSQDGTTIVPMYNWSDYFEEKTVKTALKGITQMHHFRFLSSRPGKVMVKNTHDDPERTISLLKSSSWRPEPGELPNVIVPAGLSAERQWYLYEKIREFVPEEAQDLVCPKPTVPKP from the exons ATGAGAGAAAACAACACAAGTACTAGGAGACAACCCCATCACGACCATGATGACGATGATCCACAACAATCAAATGAGGAAAAATGTGCAAAATTTGTGAATGATACCTGTGGTTGTAAACTGGCAGTAGGTGATAGGCCATGTAgcactttgtttacagctgagtaTTATCGTGACATTCGAGCACAGGCTGCTTTGCTTTCTCATGAACAACTTGACATGGTAATCCTAGGCTCAATTATGTCCACCATAAGCACTGACGAAGACATCGTTCATGGTCGTCACAAAATTGAGAAGCGATCTAGGTACAGAACGGAGCACATGCACAATGGACATCAAGTTTGTGCGGCTACCTTTGCTTTCCTTCTTGGAGTCGGACCAAAGTACAAGCTGCAAGCTCTCAAGAAGCATTATGCTGAAAATGGGTTGACTGTAAGAGAGCATAAAAATAAACGACGCTTACCACCTAAAGCACTCACGTACCAAGATCAGACAGCACTTGTACAGTTTTTGCAAAACTATGCTGAGGATAATGCCATCCTGCTGCCTGGTAGGATACCTGGGTACAAACGAGACGATTTGAAGCTGTTGCCATCCAGCTGCAATAAGAAG TGTGTATGGGAATGTTACAAGACTTCATGCATCACTACTGGAATTCGCTATGCTGAACTTACAACATTTCGCAAGTACTGGTGTCAGCTCGCACCTCACATTGTGATCACTAAACCTAGGAGTGATTTGTGCTGGACTTGCCAAACAAACAGCACCTTGATTATGAAAGCCATCAATCGATCCGATGAGGAAAAATCCCAG ACCATCAAGCAAGCCGAAAGACACCTCAAACTGGTTAAGGAAGAAAGGGCAAAATATCGGGGCGCTTGTGAGAAAAGTGCAACAACTCTGGAGAAACTCTTCTCTGCTGGACCCCCACCTCCAGATGCCTGTGTACCACCTAAGAGTCATAAAGGGACGATACACTACAGTTTTGATATGGCACAGCAG GTGCATTACCCGTGTGATCCCTTTCAGCCAGGTCCAATATACTTTCTCACACCACGTAAGTGTGCCATTTTTGGCGTTTGCTGTGAGGCGATTCCTCGGCAA ATCAACTACCTGATTGACGAGGCATCTAATGTTGGAAAAGGTGGCAACATAATCATCTCAATGTTGCACCATTTTCTTGCACACCATAGCCTTGGTGAAACATCTGTACACTTCCATGCAGACAACTGTACTGGGCAAAACAAAAATCGATATTTAATGTGTTATTTGATGTGGAGGATACTCACTGGTCTCCATACTGAAGTGAAGATTTCATTTCTACCAGTCGGGCACACTAAATTCTCGCCTGACTGGTGTTTTGGTCTTTTCAAGCGACGTTATCGCAAGATGAAGATAGGTTGTCTTGATGACATTGTTGCTGCAGTCAACCAGTCAGCTGCTCCTAATTTTGCCCAGTTAGTTGGCAGTCAAGATGGAACAACCATCGTTCCAATGTACAATTGGAGCGATTACTTCGAGGAGAAAACAGTGAAAACCGCGTTAAAAGGCATCACTCAGATGCATCATTTTAGGTTTCTGAGCAGCCGCCCTGGAAAAGTGATGGTAAAAAACACTCACGATGACCCAGAACGTACGATCAGTCTGCTGAAATCATCATCATGGCGTCCAGAACCTGGTGAACTGCCTAATGTAATTGTTCCAGCAGGACTGTCAGCAGAACGTCAGTGGTATTTGTACGAGAAAATTAGAGAGTTTGTTCCTGAAGAGGCACAGGACTTGGTCTGCCCTAAACCCACTGTCCCTAAACCATGA
- the LOC136250842 gene encoding piggyBac transposable element-derived protein 3-like gives MASRLSVTDVLDTLLDDGFSSDESDDNEGEEIYAYLGEPVLRRSELEAEAVLEPVADAWDAADDLNEDRDDIEDRDNPSTEDMNDATTEERVDEEQFDDASSEQSEAISRTGSMSDHNDRDESQSSSEHPSSPKQRRLNPTDSDTSDDDFIPTSPDRPTRATTAARGAARAHRRGRGTTRGGGGVGPTDSARHGRGVRRSDSRGRGRGRERSRSRTTSLGRGRGRGRGRGRGAGRGHGTIPGDGRAAGVTFLPGEWENIEPTHTKFSYSPTPGPNVRFPPNTRPVDLFYLYFTDDVWDLLVTETNSYAALRFPCRQYARPWKDVTCEEMKAFIGMLIMMGILHLPHLDMYWQVDEEILSTPGISEIMSRDKFLQIYRFLHLADNRQQHPAGHPRHDKLFKVRNLLNLVTAQCASNYTPHQAVTVDEAMIPFKGRLNFKQYMKNKPTKWGIKVFVLCDATNGYIYRMQIYTGKNMESNLDVGLCSRVVLELMDGLEGHEVYTDNYYTSPRLYMALYEDQNNACGTARTTEQGFLSQ, from the exons ATGGCATCCCGACTTTCCGTAACAGACGTTCTCGATACTCTTCTTGATGATGGATTCAGCAGTGATGAGAGCGACGATAATGAAGGAGAAGAGATATATGCCTACTTGGGCGAGCCTGTTCTCCGTCGAAGCGAATTGGAGGCTGAAGCTGTACTCGAACCAGTGGCAGACGCTTGGGATGCTGCTGACGACCTGAATGAGGACAGAGATGATATTGAAGACAGGGACAATCCTTCTACTGAAGACATGAACGATGCTACTACTGAAGAGAGGGTTGATGAAGAACAGTTTGATGATGCTTCCAGCGAACAAAGTGAAGCCATCAGTAGGACAGGAAGTATGAGTGATCACAATGATAGAGATGAAAGT CAATCCAGTTCAGAACACCCAAGTTCTCCCAAGCAACGACGACTTAATCCTACTGATAGTGACACTTCCGATGATGACTTCATACCAACATCACCTGATCGACCAACCCGTGCCACCACAGCAGCTCGAGGAGCAGCACGTGCACATAGACGAGGACGGGGTACAACAAgaggtggtggtggtgtagGACCTACTGACAGTGCCAGGCATGGACGTGGTGTACGTCGCAGTGACAGCAGAGGACGTGGTCGTGGCAGGGAGCGTAGTCGGAGTAGAACAACTAGTCTTGGTAGAGGACGTGGACGTGGCAGAGGACGTGGTCGTGGTGCTGGTAGGGGACATGGGACCATACCTGGTGATGGAAGAGCAGCTGGAGTAACTTTTCTACCTGGAGAGTGGGAGAATATAGAGCCCACACACACTAAATTTAGCTACTCACCAACTCCTGGTCCAAATGTACGATTTCCACCAAACACAAGGCcagttgatttattttatttgtactTTACTGATGATGTTTGGGACTTGCTGGTCACTGAAACCAATAGTTATGCTGCTTTGCGGTTTCCCTGTCGGCAATATGCAAGACCGTGGAAAGATGTCACCTGTGAAGAAATGAAGGCATTTATTGGAATGCTCATAATGATGGGGATCTTACACTTGCCACACCTTGACATGTACTGGCAGGTTGATGAGGAGATCCTGAGTACTCCTGGTATCTCAGAAATAATGAGTAGAGACAAGTTTCTCCAGATCTACCGTTTCCTTCATCTTGCTGATAATAGACAGCAACATCCAGCAGGGCATCCACGACATGACAAACTTTTCAAAGTGAGAAACTTGCTGAACTTGGTCACTGCCCAATGTGCTTCCAATTACACACCTCACCAGGCTGTGACTGTAGATGAGGCTATGATTCCTTTCAAGGGTCGTCTCAACTTCAAGCAATATATGAAGAACAAGCCTACAAAGTGGGGGATAaaagtgtttgtgttgtgtgatgCAACAAATGGGTACatatacagaatgcaaatatacacAGGCAAAAACATGGAGTCAAACCTTGATGTTGGGCTTTGTTCAAGAGTTGTACTGGAACTTATGGATGGACTTGAAGGGCATGAAGTTTACACCGACAATTATTATACCAGCCCTCGCCTGTACATGGCCCTGTATGAAGATCAGAACAACGCTTGTGGGACAGCTCGAACAACAGAACAGGGTTTCCTAAGTCAATAA
- the LOC136248486 gene encoding E-selectin-like, translating into MELIYIVIVLIYSVTFSVACPPLTDPNNGVMTCSLGDDGVPSYEDTCSFTCNTGYELTGSDTRTCQSDGSWSGSDTMCRRVACPSHTEPDNGAIACSLGDDGVSSYEDTCSFTCNTGYELTGSETRICQSDGSWSGSETLCRRNNLAIIQLQECLYGGMGRGKGTSVKGSKYASIVKV; encoded by the exons TTGCTTGCCCACcacttactgatcctaataatggagtgatgacttgttcactgggagatgatggagttccttcctatgaagacacttgtagtttcacatgtaacactggttatgagctaactggtagtgacactaggacctgtcagagtgatgggagctggagtggtagtgatacCATGTGTAGAAGAG TTGCTTGTCCATCACACACTGAACCTGATAATGGAGCAATtgcttgttcactgggagatgatggagtttcTTCCTATGaggacacttgtagtttcacatgtaacactggttatgagctaactggtagtgagaCTAGGatctgtcagagtgatgggagctggagtggtagtgagaCCCTGTGTAGAAGAA ACAACTTAGCAATCATACAACTACAGGAGTGTCTCTATGGTGGAATGGGTAGAGGCAAGGGGACAAGTGTAAAGGGTagcaaatatgccagcatagtaaaagtataa